Part of the Anaerobaca lacustris genome is shown below.
ACGAGCCGTAGGGGAAGCGGACACCCCACGGAAGGTCGGTGGGCTTGCCGTAGCAGCAGCCGTTCAGGAAGCAGCCGATCCGCCCGAAGACCAGGGCCAGCATCAACCCGACGGCCAGCACGTCGAGATAGTGCCGCAGCGGCAGCTTGTGGTAACGGATGTAGAGGAGGATCACGGCGACCGCCATCAAAACGCCGCCGAGCAGTTCGAGCCCCCCCTTCCAGATCGCAAAGACGCCAAGCAGATCGTCGCGAAAGCTGTCGAAGTAGTGGACCACGAAGAAGACGCGGGCGCCGACGACGCCGGCGATCAGCGAATAGAGCGCCGCATTGGTGATATGCTGAGGGTCCTTCGTGAAGCTGCGGCTCAGGTAGCGGATCAGCGTGACCGCCGCAAGGAAGCCGACGACCATCATCAGGCCGTAGCCCTTGACGGTCAGGTTGACAAAGGGAATCTCGATCAGTTCGGGGTGCATTCAGCGATGCCTCGTCTCATGTGACGCCTCACCCCCGCCGGGAACCACCAGATACGGCTCGGTTTCATCATGGGCTCCGACATCCTTTTCGCTACGGCTTGACGATATCGTTCTTCTCGTCGAGCACCACGACCTTGGGCTTGATCGCGGCGGCCTCCTCGGGCGTACAAAGGCCGAACGCCATGATGATGACGATATCGCCCGGCTTGGCCAATTGCGCGGCCGCCCCGAGAATCACGACAGCCCCCGACCCGGCCTCGCCGGGTACGGCGTAGGTTTCCAGCCGGCTGCCGTTGTTGAGATTGGCCACAAGCACCGACTCGTAAGATAGAATCCCGGCCGCCTCCATCAGGGCCGAGTCGATCTCGATGCTGCCGGGGTAATGCAGCCTCGTCTCGGTGATCCTGGCCCGATGCAATTTGCTCTTGAGGACCTTCAGTAACATCAGCGTTCTTTTCCGTGTCTTATT
Proteins encoded:
- the panD gene encoding aspartate 1-decarboxylase, producing the protein MLLKVLKSKLHRARITETRLHYPGSIEIDSALMEAAGILSYESVLVANLNNGSRLETYAVPGEAGSGAVVILGAAAQLAKPGDIVIIMAFGLCTPEEAAAIKPKVVVLDEKNDIVKP